Part of the Polyangiaceae bacterium genome, TGCTCGAGCACCTCCGCGACGGCGCGCTCGTGGGTCCGCCCCGCCTCGCCGATGCGCTCCACCAGCATCTTCTGCAAGAGCTCGCCCGACTCCGGCTCGAGCAGCTGGGCCTTGAGGGTCGAGGAGCCGGCGTTCAGGACCAGGACGGGCATGTTCCGGCGAATATCACGATTGTTCCGGCGCGGCGTCGGCCGGAAACCTGAGCGTGACGGTGGTGCCGGCAGCCGGGGCCGTGCGGAGCTGGACCTCGCCCCGGTTCCGGGCGGCCACCGCGTAGACGATGGCCAGGCCCAAGCCCCCGCCCGCCTCGCCCTTCGTCGAGAAGAACGGCTCGAATGCCCGCGCCTCGACCTCCGGCGGCATGCCCGGGCCGTCGTCCTCGACGGCGAGCCACGCAAAGCGCTCCTCTCGCCCCGTGCGCACGGTCACCCGGCCCCCGTGCTGCATGGCCTCGATGGCGTTGACCAGAAGGTTCACCACGGCCGAGAGCACCTCGGCTCCCGCCACGCGCACGCTGATCGCGTCGGTCAGGTCGTCCTGCACGAGGACCCCCTGGGCCCGAGGCCGGCACAGCGCGATGCCCTCGCGGGCGATGCTGGACAGGTCCACGTCGTGCGCCGGTGCCTCGCTGCTCTGCCGCCCGAAGTCCCTGAGCAGGTCGATGGTCTCGGTGCCACGCCGGAGCACGGAGGCCATCTGCTCGAGCACCTCGAGCGCCGCCGGATCCGAGCGTAGCTTGCGCTTCAGGACCTCCACCTGGAGCCCGAGCGGGTTCAGGATGTTCTTGAGGTCGTGGGCCACACCCGACGCCATCTGCCCCAGGGCACGCAGCTTGTGGGCTTCGAGGAGCGCGCGCTCCATGCGCTTGCGCTCGGTGATCTCCACGGACAGGACGATGAGTCCCTCGCGGCAGGGCTCGATCCGAAGCTCGAACCAACCCCGCGTGCCGCCTTCGAACTCGAACTCGGTCTCGAGCTCGGCGCGCTCGCGCTGGCGCATGCAGCGCTCGAGCACCGAGAACAGCTCGGTAGCCTCGATGCCCGGGTAACAGTCCATCATGCGGCGCCCGACCAGCTCCGCGCGGGCCTTGCGGCCCTGGCGAGCGGTGGCGTCGTTGACGTAGATGTAGCGCCACTCCGGCGAGATGACCTGAAGCCCTTCGCGCAGCGAGTCGAGGCTGGCGAGGAGCGCGTTGGGCTCGTGCGTCCGATGGGGCGCCATGCAGGTGCGGCCAGTTTTTGCCATCTTCGGGCGGATGTCACGGACAACAGGCTGGTATACTCGCCCGATGCGCAGGGTACGCGTCGGGCTCGGGGTGCTGGGGTTCTGCGCGACGCTCGCGGCCGCACCCGACGCGGAGGCGTTCACGACGCGCTTTCACATCAAGCTCGCGAACGACGTCCGGAAGGCGCTGATCCAGAACGGCGGAACCGCCATCCCCTTGCGTTTCGGCAGCTACGCCGTGACCCTGAAGGCCGAGGACGCCGACGCGATCACGAACTACCCGCTGGAGTTCCGGGCCGGCGCGGTGGGCCCGGACAACATGGCGTTCCCGGGCATGACCGATCCGTCGCACGCCGTCGGTCAGCGTCCCTACGAGCAGTGCGAGCTGCTCTACGCCGAGGCGCTCCTGCCGGCGGAGAGGGCCTACGCCCTGGGCTGCTTCCTGCACGGCTCTACCGACGCCATCGCGCACCACTACGTCAACTACATGACGGGTGAGACCTTCACCCTGGCGCCCGTCAGCAACAATCGCCAGCAATCCTGGAGCAACGTCGTCCGCCACATCATCGCCGAGAACATGGTGCAGTCTGCGGCGTTCGAGCTCTCCCCGGAGTCGTTCTCGAGCGCGGAGCTCGGGCACACCATCCCGAAGAGCTTCGTCGAGCGCGCCTACTTCGACGAGCAGAGCCCGCTCTGGAAGGTGATGGGCGCGACGGCGCTTGCGAAATTCGAGTCCGCCAAGAGCGCGAACCCTGGCTCCTTGCTCACCATCCTGATCCCGAAGGCGAAGCTCGCGACGGCGGAGTCGCTGGTGCTGGCGCCACGTTACCTGCGCTTCTTGGACGACGAGCGCAAGGGCGTACGCACGCTGATCGAAAAGTCCATCGCCGACCTTCAGAACAAGAGCACCGCCGACGGCGCGACGCTGGGCGTGGGCCCTGGTTCGGATGGCAAGCTCGGCACCAGCGACGACACCACGGCCTGCTCCAGCAGCTGCGCCAGCTTGTACGGCAAGTACAAGGTGTACGTGGCGCTCCTGGCGCCCCGCTACGACGCCGCGAACAACCCGCTGCCCCCCGCCTTCGACAAGATCAGCGACAAGCTCCACGACGACCTGTTCGAGTTCATGCCGGCGTACCTCGCCGTGGTCGAGAACCTGTCGAACAAGCTGAACACCCCGCTGACGGCCGGCAGCGACGGCATGACCATCGACAAAGCCGAGGTCGCGACGCTGTTCCAGCCGCTGAACCAGTGGGCGGACGACCTGACCACCATCGACTACCAGACGCTGACCGCGGCGGTGATCCCGCAGTGGCTCCAGGATCTCCAGAACGCCCTGCAAGTCGTGGGCGTGAACATCTCGATCCCCAACCTGATCGCCGCGCTGCTCGATCCGGTCGTGACCCCGATCAAGGACGCCATCAAGCAATACGTCATCGACGAGGCCACCGTGTACGTCGAGGATCTGGTCGGCGAGTACAAGGCGCAGTTCGCCACCGTGAAGTCGGAGTATCAGCAGCGCCTGGCACAAGCCGCTCCGGCCGGTCAGAGCGGGACCTTCCTCGACCAGCTGTTCGACAGCGGCCTCTACGGGCACTCGTTCAACATCGCGGCG contains:
- a CDS encoding PAS domain-containing protein; amino-acid sequence: MAKTGRTCMAPHRTHEPNALLASLDSLREGLQVISPEWRYIYVNDATARQGRKARAELVGRRMMDCYPGIEATELFSVLERCMRQRERAELETEFEFEGGTRGWFELRIEPCREGLIVLSVEITERKRMERALLEAHKLRALGQMASGVAHDLKNILNPLGLQVEVLKRKLRSDPAALEVLEQMASVLRRGTETIDLLRDFGRQSSEAPAHDVDLSSIAREGIALCRPRAQGVLVQDDLTDAISVRVAGAEVLSAVVNLLVNAIEAMQHGGRVTVRTGREERFAWLAVEDDGPGMPPEVEARAFEPFFSTKGEAGGGLGLAIVYAVAARNRGEVQLRTAPAAGTTVTLRFPADAAPEQS